From the genome of Candidatus Electrothrix communis, one region includes:
- a CDS encoding DUF5329 family protein, producing the protein MKGRVLLVLMTMMLTGIAQADVSPKQQPEVAHLLLFVKNSPCRVNRNGSFHQGDEAAAHIRKKYAHFKKKIKTTEQFIEYSASKSTMSKKYYTVLCDGQKPIRTRDWLLQELATYREQQEKGGPQQASESNQRQGIASRQSRNP; encoded by the coding sequence ATGAAAGGCAGAGTATTGCTCGTATTAATGACAATGATGCTGACAGGAATCGCCCAGGCCGATGTGTCGCCTAAACAACAGCCGGAGGTGGCGCATCTGTTGCTATTTGTAAAAAATTCACCATGCAGGGTCAACAGAAACGGCTCGTTTCATCAGGGTGATGAGGCAGCTGCTCATATCCGAAAAAAATACGCTCATTTCAAGAAAAAAATCAAGACTACAGAGCAGTTTATTGAGTACTCAGCCAGCAAGAGTACCATGAGTAAGAAATACTATACCGTGCTCTGCGACGGGCAGAAGCCGATACGGACACGGGATTGGTTGCTTCAGGAATTAGCGACATACCGAGAACAGCAGGAGAAGGGTGGCCCTCAGCAGGCATCGGAATCAAACCAAAGACAGGGTATCGCGTCTCGGCAGAGTCGTAATCCGTAG
- a CDS encoding FAD-dependent oxidoreductase: MHDYDIGIIGGGAAGLTIASGAAQLGAKTLLIEKEQELGGDCLHYGCVPSKTLIKSAQIYHQLHNTRKFGLPAVEVPPVDFKQVADRIRSVIAGIQHHDSVERFNSLGAKILFGDPRFTDEHTVLLAGSSTTAKIIAKTWVIATGSDAAIPSIPGLEQTPFLTNREIFSLDKLPESMIILGCGPIGCEMGQAFQRLGTKVSMINRSSQILSKEDQDMAQGVMEVMASEGVEFYLNSVIQSVKDLRDLGEGGDRKEVVLTNQDGKTISLQAETILVALGRSPNINGLGLEQIGVATSRNGITVDRRLRTSQPHIYAAGDVNGGPQFTHAAGYQGGIVISNAIFHLPRRTNYSWLPWCTFTDPSLGSIGMNERMAQAAGIDYTIHTEDFADNDRSLAEGQGHGTIKLLLNHKEKPIGVQIFGPHAGDLLGEWVAALNGKVRLSTLASAIHPYPTVAEINKRVAGSLLSPKLFSDRTRKILKMLFRYQGAACGPAAAGEENHDR, encoded by the coding sequence TGCCCAGCTGGGTGCCAAAACCCTGCTGATTGAAAAAGAACAAGAGCTGGGCGGCGATTGCCTCCATTACGGCTGTGTTCCCAGCAAAACCCTGATCAAGTCGGCCCAGATCTATCATCAGCTCCACAACACCCGGAAATTCGGGCTGCCAGCTGTGGAGGTGCCGCCGGTTGATTTCAAACAGGTGGCTGACCGTATCCGTTCGGTTATTGCTGGTATTCAACACCATGACTCGGTTGAACGCTTCAACAGTCTCGGGGCCAAGATCCTCTTTGGCGACCCGCGCTTTACCGATGAGCACACGGTCCTGCTGGCTGGCAGCAGCACAACTGCAAAAATAATCGCAAAAACCTGGGTCATCGCCACCGGCTCTGACGCGGCCATCCCCTCCATTCCGGGGTTAGAACAGACCCCGTTTCTCACCAACCGTGAGATCTTTTCTCTGGATAAGCTGCCCGAGTCGATGATCATTCTCGGGTGCGGTCCCATCGGCTGTGAAATGGGGCAGGCCTTTCAGCGGCTGGGCACCAAGGTGTCCATGATCAACCGGAGCAGCCAGATTCTCAGCAAAGAGGACCAGGATATGGCTCAAGGAGTCATGGAGGTGATGGCAAGCGAAGGGGTGGAGTTTTATCTGAACAGTGTCATCCAGTCGGTCAAGGATCTGAGGGACCTGGGAGAGGGGGGGGATCGAAAAGAGGTCGTGCTGACGAACCAGGACGGCAAGACCATCAGCCTCCAGGCGGAAACCATTCTAGTGGCCTTGGGCAGAAGCCCGAACATCAACGGGCTGGGACTTGAGCAAATCGGAGTGGCAACGAGCCGCAACGGCATCACCGTGGACAGACGGCTGCGAACCAGCCAACCCCATATCTATGCAGCCGGTGATGTGAACGGAGGGCCGCAGTTCACCCATGCTGCTGGCTATCAAGGCGGCATCGTCATCAGCAATGCCATCTTTCACCTGCCCCGGCGCACGAATTACAGCTGGCTGCCCTGGTGTACTTTCACTGATCCCTCCTTGGGCAGCATCGGCATGAATGAGCGCATGGCCCAAGCCGCTGGCATCGACTATACTATCCATACTGAAGATTTTGCGGATAACGACCGCAGCCTTGCCGAAGGACAGGGACACGGCACAATCAAACTCCTGCTCAACCACAAGGAAAAACCCATCGGGGTGCAGATCTTCGGCCCCCATGCCGGTGACCTGTTGGGCGAATGGGTCGCGGCCCTGAACGGCAAGGTCAGGTTATCCACCCTGGCCTCGGCCATCCATCCCTACCCCACGGTCGCGGAAATCAACAAGCGGGTTGCAGGCTCTCTGCTTTCGCCGAAGCTCTTTTCCGACCGGACCAGAAAAATCCTCAAGATGCTCTTTCGCTATCAGGGGGCTGCTTGCGGACCGGCTGCGGCCGGAGAAGAAAATCACGACAGATAA
- a CDS encoding restriction endonuclease subunit S, translated as MRGLPEGWQTKPLKDVLQKTGSIDPRKNPDDGFEYIDVSSISRKTFSIEKTSSLKGKEAPCRARRQVRTGDVLFATIRPTLQRIAIVPEVLNGEVCSTGYFVLRPKEEVINNKFLYHFLFTETFMSAMESKQKGASYPAVNNGDVQEQLIPFPPLPEQKRIVTILDKAFAGIDQVIANTDKNLANARDVFESYLNGVFTRKGAGWVDKKVGDICSIKHGFAFKSKFFSNEGEHIVLTPGSFYEKGGFRDRGKKTKYYLGEIPDAFILNKGDFLIAMTEQAAGLLGSSLIVPESNRFLHNQRLGLVQRKDGTVWDNHFFHHQFNTQYFRNSVQETASGLKVRHTSPKKLADISISFPTKLSAQKKVSAQLNKMESETQLLESIYKKKLTALAELKQSILHKAFTGELTQPPKQKRAEVQ; from the coding sequence GTGAGGGGATTACCGGAAGGATGGCAAACCAAGCCGCTCAAAGATGTACTCCAAAAGACAGGGTCAATCGATCCAAGAAAAAATCCAGATGACGGGTTTGAATATATTGATGTTTCAAGTATCTCTCGTAAAACATTTTCAATTGAAAAAACATCCTCATTAAAAGGAAAAGAAGCACCCTGTCGGGCAAGACGACAAGTACGAACAGGTGATGTGCTGTTTGCCACCATTCGGCCAACACTCCAACGAATAGCAATTGTTCCAGAAGTGCTAAATGGCGAGGTTTGCAGCACAGGGTATTTCGTTCTTCGTCCGAAAGAAGAAGTTATTAACAACAAGTTCCTGTATCATTTCTTATTTACTGAAACTTTTATGTCTGCAATGGAAAGCAAACAGAAAGGGGCAAGCTACCCAGCGGTAAACAATGGAGATGTTCAAGAGCAATTAATTCCTTTTCCACCTCTCCCGGAACAAAAACGCATTGTTACCATCCTGGATAAAGCCTTTGCAGGCATTGACCAAGTAATTGCCAATACCGATAAAAATCTTGCTAATGCCCGTGATGTGTTTGAGAGTTATCTTAACGGAGTGTTTACCCGAAAGGGCGCGGGGTGGGTAGATAAGAAAGTAGGCGATATCTGCTCAATCAAGCATGGCTTTGCATTCAAAAGTAAATTTTTCTCTAATGAGGGCGAGCACATAGTACTCACTCCTGGTTCATTTTACGAAAAAGGAGGCTTTAGAGATCGAGGCAAGAAAACCAAGTATTATCTTGGCGAAATACCTGATGCTTTCATATTGAACAAAGGAGATTTTTTGATTGCTATGACTGAACAAGCCGCCGGTCTTTTAGGAAGCTCTCTAATCGTCCCGGAATCAAATCGATTCCTGCATAATCAACGACTTGGACTCGTTCAAAGAAAAGATGGTACGGTTTGGGATAATCATTTCTTTCATCATCAATTCAATACACAATATTTTAGAAATTCGGTTCAGGAAACGGCTTCCGGTCTTAAAGTCAGGCATACTTCACCTAAAAAATTAGCAGATATATCAATTTCATTTCCAACAAAACTGTCTGCTCAGAAAAAAGTTTCTGCTCAACTTAACAAGATGGAATCAGAAACCCAGCTCCTCGAATCCATCTACAAGAAAAAACTCACAGCCTTGGCGGAACTCAAACAATCCATCCTCCACAAGGCCTTCACCGGTGAACTTACCCAACCCCCTAAACAAAAACGTGCAGAGGTACAGTGA
- a CDS encoding AAA family ATPase: protein MKKWVLYSEANYAAIVRKNGYFVDKTEYLEKLETVTNPVFLRPRRFGKSLLCSIQRYYYDLNHADQFEELSGHNWRLCWKKSSTCTSSLTRDSFRSPFFTWAC, encoded by the coding sequence ATGAAAAAGTGGGTGTTGTACAGCGAAGCCAATTACGCGGCCATCGTACGGAAGAACGGCTATTTTGTCGATAAAACCGAATATCTGGAAAAACTGGAAACTGTTACAAATCCCGTTTTCCTACGCCCGAGGCGTTTCGGCAAATCCCTGCTCTGCTCCATCCAGCGTTATTATTACGACCTCAATCATGCTGATCAGTTTGAAGAGCTTTCCGGGCATAACTGGAGGTTATGCTGGAAGAAAAGTTCAACATGCACCAGTTCTTTGACAAGGGATTCTTTCCGATCACCTTTTTTTACCTGGGCATGCTGA
- a CDS encoding AAA-like domain-containing protein, translated as MTRKFNTTGPCLQERHYMLPPEQRLSEVRDLIDDQAFFVIHAPRQTGKTTLLRNLSRKLTQEGRYAAITCSLENFTQPDPERMLPRILAQLEYDAQRQLSKELCPPQHESYAAVPDVALQHYLSDWADQLARPLVIFFDEIDSLPGSVLLPILRQLRNGYSSRPAPFPQSIALVGLKDIRDYKISIRQDAESLGTASPFNIKARSLLMRNFSKDEVHALLDQHSQETGQPFTTEAAAEIFRLTQGQPWLTNALAAQLVTDYDALVKDRSCPVTKEAVSKAREILIERRDTHLDSLTDKLREKRVRAVIEPIMVGKGDFDQAFNDDFLYAKNLGLVTDARGRIEIANPIYQEIIPRILSYPIQMAIPDEPAWFVAEDGTLDIMQLIDGFIRFWRRNGEVLLRGMPYHEAAPHLVFMAYLQRIINSGGSIEREFAIGTGRADLVVDFKGRQDVIELKLLRGSYTRPEGVEQVARYATRLCRDRGYLIIFDPADERPWEERGQLATEICNGIEVIVLEA; from the coding sequence ATGACGCGAAAATTCAACACCACCGGCCCCTGTCTCCAGGAACGCCATTACATGCTCCCGCCGGAGCAGCGACTTTCCGAAGTCCGGGATCTCATCGACGATCAGGCTTTTTTTGTGATCCATGCCCCCCGGCAGACCGGCAAGACCACCCTGCTCCGTAACCTCTCTAGGAAGTTGACCCAAGAAGGTCGCTATGCGGCCATAACCTGTTCTCTGGAAAACTTCACCCAGCCGGACCCAGAACGGATGCTGCCCCGGATTCTAGCGCAACTGGAATATGATGCGCAACGCCAGCTATCCAAGGAACTCTGCCCCCCACAGCATGAATCCTATGCTGCTGTACCTGATGTAGCCCTACAGCATTATCTTTCCGATTGGGCCGATCAGCTTGCCCGCCCTCTGGTCATCTTCTTTGACGAGATTGATTCCCTGCCGGGCTCAGTTCTGCTCCCCATTCTTCGCCAGCTGCGCAACGGGTATTCCTCCCGCCCTGCCCCGTTCCCGCAAAGCATCGCCTTGGTCGGGCTCAAGGATATACGTGATTACAAGATCAGTATCCGCCAGGATGCGGAGAGTCTAGGTACGGCCAGCCCCTTTAATATCAAGGCCCGCTCCCTGCTCATGCGCAACTTCAGCAAAGACGAGGTGCATGCCCTGCTTGATCAACACAGCCAAGAGACAGGTCAGCCCTTTACAACGGAGGCCGCAGCAGAAATATTCCGCCTGACCCAGGGCCAGCCGTGGCTGACCAATGCCTTGGCGGCCCAACTGGTGACGGATTACGATGCCCTGGTCAAAGACCGCTCCTGCCCTGTCACCAAGGAGGCTGTCAGCAAGGCGCGGGAAATCCTCATTGAACGACGGGACACCCACCTAGACAGCTTGACCGACAAACTGCGGGAAAAACGGGTACGGGCCGTCATTGAACCGATCATGGTGGGCAAGGGGGATTTTGATCAGGCCTTTAACGACGATTTTCTCTATGCCAAGAACCTCGGCCTGGTCACGGATGCGCGGGGCAGGATCGAAATCGCCAATCCCATTTATCAGGAGATTATTCCGAGAATCTTATCCTACCCGATCCAGATGGCTATTCCTGATGAACCGGCCTGGTTTGTGGCTGAGGACGGCACCTTGGACATCATGCAACTCATTGACGGCTTTATCCGTTTCTGGCGACGGAACGGTGAAGTCCTGCTGCGCGGTATGCCCTATCATGAGGCGGCTCCCCATCTTGTCTTTATGGCCTATCTCCAACGGATCATCAACTCCGGCGGCTCTATTGAGCGGGAATTTGCCATCGGCACAGGCCGGGCCGATCTGGTGGTTGATTTTAAGGGCAGACAGGATGTTATCGAGCTGAAACTGCTGCGCGGTTCCTACACCCGCCCGGAAGGAGTGGAGCAGGTGGCCCGCTATGCCACTCGGCTTTGTCGGGATCGTGGCTATCTGATCATTTTTGATCCCGCCGATGAACGGCCCTGGGAAGAACGCGGGCAGCTGGCAACAGAGATCTGTAACGGTATTGAGGTGATTGTGCTGGAGGCGTAG
- a CDS encoding PD-(D/E)XK nuclease domain-containing protein, with the protein MQAFSDKPELESLFAGYWREYVSQLPEAIFQQVNENFYRTTFYELCSRYLSRWFTWHVERSYPQGRSDLEFVGKYNEIYADLRWVIEFKYFSNTEFRRFKTGIKDFQLQEEDTEQIKGYAEGLR; encoded by the coding sequence ATGCAGGCGTTTTCCGACAAGCCCGAGCTGGAGTCCCTGTTCGCTGGCTACTGGCGGGAGTATGTATCCCAGCTGCCTGAGGCGATTTTCCAGCAGGTCAACGAGAACTTCTACCGCACCACCTTTTACGAACTATGCAGCCGTTACCTGTCCCGCTGGTTCACCTGGCATGTGGAGCGTTCCTACCCCCAGGGTCGCAGTGATCTGGAATTTGTGGGCAAATACAATGAAATCTACGCCGATCTGCGCTGGGTGATCGAATTCAAGTATTTTTCCAATACCGAATTCAGAAGGTTTAAAACCGGAATCAAGGATTTTCAGCTGCAAGAGGAAGATACAGAGCAGATCAAGGGCTATGCCGAGGGATTACGATAG
- a CDS encoding N-6 DNA methylase, giving the protein MFEQTFKNIDDVLWKESGCSSELDYTEQTSWLLFLKYLDDLEQERALAAELQGRDYSFILEEQHRWSRWAALKKADGTADPDAGLTGDDLIDFVNGKLFPYLRGFRQRAASPDTIEYKIGEIFSEIRNKFQSGYSLRDALDLVDQLRFRSQQEKHELSHLYESKIKNMGNAGRNGGEYYTPRPLIRAMIRVCQPCIGETVYDGACGSAGFLCETHDYLRYDQDGKPAKLTTGQLAALKTRTFFGKEKKSLAYVIAIMNLILHGIDAPNILHTNTLAENLSHVQEKDRYDIILANPPFGGKERKEIQQNFTIKTGETAFLFLQHFIKFLKAGGRAAVVIKNTFLSNSDNAAKALRRELLESCNLHTVLDCPGGTFLGAGVKTVVLFFEKGEPTRKIWYYQLDPGRNMGKTNPLNDGDLEKFVALQAGFADSEKSWSVRLADLDQEGFDLSVRNPNAAEEVPLREPLVILTEIAALDWESAKILERIGGLV; this is encoded by the coding sequence TTGTTTGAACAGACCTTTAAAAATATCGATGATGTGCTCTGGAAGGAGAGCGGCTGCTCCTCGGAGCTGGACTACACCGAGCAAACCTCCTGGCTCCTCTTTCTCAAATACCTGGATGATCTGGAGCAGGAACGAGCCCTGGCTGCTGAGTTGCAAGGCCGGGACTACAGTTTCATCCTGGAAGAACAGCACCGCTGGTCCCGATGGGCGGCCCTGAAAAAGGCCGACGGGACTGCGGATCCGGATGCGGGCCTGACCGGAGACGACCTGATTGACTTTGTTAACGGCAAGCTCTTTCCCTATCTCCGGGGCTTCCGCCAGCGGGCTGCTTCCCCTGACACCATTGAGTACAAGATCGGGGAGATCTTTTCCGAGATCCGCAATAAATTCCAGAGCGGCTATTCCTTGCGGGATGCCCTGGATCTGGTGGATCAGCTCCGCTTCCGCTCCCAGCAGGAAAAGCACGAGCTGTCCCATCTCTATGAGAGCAAGATCAAAAACATGGGCAATGCCGGGCGCAACGGGGGCGAGTATTACACCCCACGGCCCCTGATTCGGGCGATGATCCGGGTTTGCCAGCCCTGCATCGGCGAAACCGTGTATGACGGGGCCTGCGGCTCTGCTGGCTTCCTCTGTGAAACCCATGATTATCTGCGCTATGATCAGGACGGCAAACCAGCGAAACTGACCACGGGCCAGTTGGCTGCCCTGAAGACCCGTACCTTCTTCGGCAAGGAGAAGAAGAGCCTAGCCTATGTGATCGCCATCATGAATCTGATTCTGCATGGGATTGATGCGCCGAATATTCTCCATACCAACACCCTGGCCGAAAATCTCTCTCATGTGCAGGAGAAAGACCGCTACGACATCATCTTGGCTAATCCGCCTTTTGGCGGCAAGGAGCGCAAGGAGATTCAGCAGAATTTCACCATCAAGACCGGCGAGACCGCCTTTCTCTTTCTCCAGCATTTCATCAAGTTCCTCAAGGCCGGGGGCCGAGCTGCGGTGGTGATCAAGAATACCTTTCTTTCCAACTCGGATAATGCGGCCAAGGCCCTGCGCCGGGAGCTGCTGGAATCCTGCAATCTCCATACGGTGCTGGACTGTCCCGGCGGCACCTTTCTCGGGGCCGGTGTGAAAACCGTGGTGCTCTTTTTTGAGAAAGGAGAGCCCACCCGAAAAATCTGGTATTATCAGCTTGATCCTGGGCGGAATATGGGGAAAACTAATCCGCTCAATGATGGGGATTTGGAGAAGTTTGTTGCGCTGCAAGCCGGGTTTGCGGACAGTGAGAAATCCTGGTCGGTGCGGCTGGCCGATCTTGACCAAGAGGGGTTTGACCTGTCGGTGAGGAATCCCAATGCGGCGGAAGAGGTGCCCTTGCGAGAACCGTTGGTGATTTTGACGGAGATTGCGGCGTTGGACTGGGAGAGTGCGAAGATTTTGGAACGGATTGGGGGGTTGGTGTGA
- a CDS encoding DEAD/DEAH box helicase family protein: MNEAETRAELIDPALAEAGWGKVADSRVRREVIAPGRILGSNKRGKAEIADYVLIYKGHKLAVIEAKRRNLPDTEGVGQAKSYATRLQTRFAFSTNGLGIYQIDMETGQEDYVAAFPTPQQLWDATFQETDIWRDRFAAIPFENRGGGWEARYYQHNAINKVLEAIAAGQDRILLTLATGTGKTCIAFQLAWKLFHSRWNLRDRKTTNQPTRRPRILFLADRNILANQAFNAFSAFAEDALIRIDPASIRKKGGVPRNGSIFFTIFQTFMSGRDQEGKPLPSFGEYPSDFFDFIVIDECHRGGANDESSWRDILEYFAPAVQLGLTATPKRAKNKDTYAYFGEPVYTYSLREGINDGFLTPFRVRQIATTLDDYVYTPDDEVLTGEIEEGRRYTEANFNQRIEIRARETYRVGLFMEMIGAQEKTLVFCATQAHALVVRDLINQQSNSTNPNYCVRVTADEGALGESWLGTFQDNEKTIPTILTTSQKLSTGVDASNIRNIVLMRPVNSMIEFKQIIGRGTRLFEGKDHFTIYDFVQAYHHFNDSAWDGDPKEILIEQPDTSPEPGSDPGLDPGTAEPDPDYEASSEKPEITRIRLADGKIRVLQSMSATTFWSPGGTPISAAQFITELYGELPALFRDEDELRSLWSKPDTRKKLLTGLEEKGYGTEQLNEIKKHIQAENSDLFDVLAYIAFALPVISRQERVENSGPAIFRSCSELETEFLRFILDHYVEQGVSELDQEKLPGLLELKYHSLGDAVDTLGSIADIRQLFVEFQGCLYTNQ, from the coding sequence ATGAACGAAGCGGAAACCAGAGCAGAGCTGATCGACCCGGCCTTGGCCGAAGCCGGTTGGGGCAAGGTGGCGGACAGCCGCGTCCGGCGGGAGGTCATCGCGCCGGGCCGCATCCTCGGCAGTAACAAACGCGGCAAAGCCGAGATCGCCGATTACGTCCTCATCTACAAAGGCCATAAACTGGCCGTGATTGAGGCCAAGCGGCGCAACCTCCCGGACACCGAGGGTGTGGGCCAGGCCAAGAGCTATGCCACCCGCCTGCAAACCCGTTTCGCCTTTTCCACCAACGGCCTGGGGATTTACCAAATCGATATGGAAACCGGGCAGGAGGACTATGTTGCCGCCTTCCCGACTCCGCAACAACTCTGGGACGCCACCTTCCAAGAAACGGATATCTGGCGGGATCGCTTTGCCGCAATCCCCTTTGAAAACCGAGGCGGCGGCTGGGAGGCCCGCTATTACCAGCATAACGCCATCAACAAGGTACTGGAGGCCATCGCCGCCGGACAGGATCGCATCCTCCTGACCCTGGCCACGGGCACCGGCAAGACCTGCATCGCCTTTCAACTGGCCTGGAAGCTCTTCCACAGCCGCTGGAACCTCCGGGATCGAAAGACAACCAACCAGCCCACTCGCCGCCCCCGCATCCTCTTTCTCGCTGATCGCAATATCCTGGCCAATCAGGCCTTCAACGCCTTTTCCGCCTTTGCCGAGGACGCTCTGATCCGCATCGACCCGGCCAGCATCCGCAAAAAAGGCGGTGTTCCCAGAAACGGCAGCATCTTTTTCACTATCTTCCAAACCTTTATGAGCGGCAGGGATCAAGAGGGCAAGCCCCTGCCCAGTTTTGGCGAATACCCTTCCGACTTCTTCGATTTCATTGTGATTGATGAGTGCCATCGGGGCGGTGCCAATGACGAAAGCAGCTGGCGGGATATCCTGGAATATTTTGCCCCGGCAGTGCAGCTGGGCCTGACCGCCACGCCCAAACGGGCAAAGAACAAGGACACCTATGCCTATTTCGGCGAGCCGGTGTACACCTACTCGCTGCGGGAGGGCATCAACGACGGTTTCCTTACCCCGTTTCGGGTCCGCCAGATCGCCACCACCCTGGACGACTATGTCTACACCCCTGATGATGAGGTGCTGACCGGGGAAATTGAGGAAGGGCGACGCTACACGGAAGCGAACTTCAACCAACGTATCGAGATCCGGGCGCGGGAAACGTATCGGGTGGGCCTGTTCATGGAGATGATTGGTGCGCAGGAAAAGACCCTGGTCTTCTGCGCCACCCAAGCGCATGCCCTTGTCGTACGAGATTTGATCAATCAACAGAGCAACAGTACCAACCCAAATTATTGCGTCCGGGTGACTGCCGACGAAGGCGCCCTCGGGGAAAGCTGGCTCGGTACCTTTCAGGATAATGAAAAGACCATCCCCACCATCCTGACCACCTCGCAGAAGCTCTCCACTGGGGTGGATGCCTCTAATATCCGCAATATCGTCCTGATGCGCCCGGTCAACTCCATGATCGAGTTTAAGCAGATCATCGGCAGGGGCACCCGCCTGTTTGAGGGCAAAGATCATTTCACCATCTATGATTTTGTCCAAGCCTACCACCATTTCAACGACTCGGCATGGGACGGTGACCCCAAGGAAATACTGATTGAACAGCCTGACACATCCCCGGAACCCGGCTCTGACCCCGGCCTTGATCCTGGCACGGCAGAACCTGACCCGGATTATGAGGCTTCCTCGGAGAAACCGGAAATAACACGGATCCGGCTGGCTGACGGTAAGATACGTGTGTTGCAAAGTATGTCCGCCACCACCTTCTGGAGCCCCGGCGGCACACCCATCTCAGCGGCCCAGTTTATTACGGAACTCTATGGTGAACTGCCTGCCCTGTTCCGCGATGAGGATGAATTGCGCAGTCTGTGGAGCAAACCCGATACCCGCAAAAAGCTCCTGACCGGACTGGAGGAAAAGGGCTATGGCACAGAGCAACTCAACGAAATAAAAAAGCATATACAGGCAGAAAACAGCGACCTCTTTGACGTGTTGGCCTATATCGCCTTTGCCCTGCCCGTCATCAGTCGTCAGGAGCGGGTTGAAAACAGCGGCCCGGCCATCTTCCGCTCCTGTTCCGAGCTGGAAACCGAGTTTCTTCGCTTTATCCTGGACCATTATGTCGAGCAAGGGGTCAGTGAACTGGATCAGGAAAAACTGCCCGGCCTGTTGGAGCTGAAATATCATTCCCTTGGCGATGCCGTGGATACCTTGGGGAGTATTGCCGATATTCGCCAGCTCTTTGTCGAATTTCAGGGCTGCCTCTATACGAATCAATGA